GGTATTTCGCCTTTTTAGTTCTTCTATTATGGCATTTATAACTTCTTGTTTTTTAGCATAAGTGCAGTATTCTGGAGCTATAAGCCTTTCTGGTTCCACCTCTCCCGTTAAGCGATGGATCACCACATGAGGCGGTAGGATCTCTATCACATCTACCGCTCTTTTTGCATACTCCTCAAGGCTCAGCACACCAAACTCACCCCTTAGGTACTGCTCTGCCATCTTGGTGTTCTTTATGATATGTAGGGGATGTATTTTCACACCGTCTATTGGAAGGCTTGCCAAAAGCTTTCCTGTTTCCAACATGTCCTCTTGGTCCTCAAAGGGAAGACCCAATATGATGTGAGCGCACACTTTGAGGTTTCTTCTTTTGGTCCTAAGGACCGCATCCACAAAGTCAGAAATTCCATGAGCTCTGTTTATGAACCTCAGAGTCCTAAAGTTGGCGCTTTGCAAGCCGTATTCTACCCAAACTTCTAAACCCTTCAGGATATAGCTCTCTAAAAGATCCAGCACCCACTCGGGCGCACAGTCTGGGCGCGTCCCCACATC
The Hydrogenobacter hydrogenophilus DNA segment above includes these coding regions:
- a CDS encoding TIGR01212 family radical SAM protein (This family includes YhcC from E. coli K-12, an uncharacterized radical SAM protein.), whose protein sequence is MQTLERSFYFSLKDYLKERYGKRVQKITVALPFTCPNIDGTKAVGGCTYCFSGTRPAHLEPHVPLRQQIEEGIKRAKERYGRNILFFVYYQSYSNTYGEKDYLKSIYDTALEFDEVVGIDVGTRPDCAPEWVLDLLESYILKGLEVWVEYGLQSANFRTLRFINRAHGISDFVDAVLRTKRRNLKVCAHIILGLPFEDQEDMLETGKLLASLPIDGVKIHPLHIIKNTKMAEQYLRGEFGVLSLEEYAKRAVDVIEILPPHVVIHRLTGEVEPERLIAPEYCTYAKKQEVINAIIEELKRRNTHQGAKIPFNR